The genomic window TGCCTAAGAAGCAGGACAAGAAATAATACGTTTCGAGAAAAATTGATTTCATGAAAAATCAAAGAACAATAATTTTTTTTATAATGAGTGTTGGATTTTCTTCCAGCACTCATTGTTCTCAAGAGTTAAAATTATATAAAAGACAGGATGTTGCATTTGTTATGCCTCAAGCATCTTCTTGCGCGCAAACAGTTACGCTGACAGATTGTCAGCTAGAAGGGCCCTGTTTTTTCCTTTTAGGAACTAAAAATTTTATCTTACAAAATTCTACTATTGCTGGTAACGTTATCTCTCATTTAACAAAAGATGGTAAACCGATAACAATAATACATCTGATTGGAGCATCGTGTATTTACGGAATAATCGAAAATGGGATAGTGACAGCAGAAGATGTTCCTGGCTCATGTGATTAGTGTTAAAAAACACTGTGGAGGTAGTAACGTGTTTAAAAAACTAATAATATCCATTTTTTTATTGGCTGAGTTTTGCGCATTTGGAAAAGGTGTGCTTACAAAAGGATCAGTGATTTTGCTAAGTGGTGCTTCATCATCCGGAAAATCTGTACTGGCAAAAAAATTACAAAAACAGCTGGCTGGTGGTTACAAAATTATATCAATTGATGATTTTGTATATCCAGCAGTGTTTCAAGCAGCCCAAGATTTGGGCTTTGTCTCAACTAGCACGATGTCGCAGCAACAAATTCATAAAAATATCTCAGAAAACATAGGCAGTATTTTAGAAGTTTTTGATAATGCACAGTGGCATGGTGCAAATTGGGAAAGTATAAAAACAAATATGTATCAAGACGTAAAACAACGAATACAACGTGGTGAAAATATTATACTTGATACGGTTTTAGATGCTTCGGAATTTACCGCTACAAGCTCCTTTACTAAAATAATGTCAGGCTTTTCCATATGTTCAGTTTTAGTTTACTGTTCTCCAACCGTACTTTTGCAGCATGTGTTGCAACGTAATGCTGGCGCTGATCATAAACAAAGGCGTGATATTGCTCGTGTCATGAAATCATTTTGTGGCATGTATGAACCAGTAGCAAGCGCGAATGATTGCCAACGAATAGTGGGTTACATTACAAAAAAAGAAGTTTCAACCATTGTAAGCAGGGTAATGAACGAAACAGATGAGTTAGAAACCAGCAGGCATAGTTTGGCCGCAACATTACACAATTTGCTTCATGAAACATTTTTACAAGTTAGTGGCAACGGTAGTGATTTCGCTCACATTACTTCGCGATGCTCATATGATGTATGTGTTGATACGGGCACGATGTCACAGCATGAATGCGCTACGTGCATCAAAAATTATCTAGCAAAGTTCATATAAAGAAGGGAGCTTTGTAGCTCCCTTCTTTATATAATAAACTCTGTTGTCTTTATGAAATGACAATTTTATCATCTTTATAATCAACACTTATTGTTTTTACATCTGGATGTTGCAGTAAATATTGTGATGTTGGTATCACGATAAATTGTTGAATTGCGCGTTTGAGTGGTCGTGCACCAAACTCTTGTTGAAACCCTTGTAGCGCTATAAAATCGAGAGCTTTATCTGATATCGACACATCAATGTTTTTTGCGTGCATACGTTTTTCAAAATTTTTGATGTGTGATTTTGCAATATTTTTGATGACTTTTTCATCAAGCATATTGAAGAATACGATATCATCAATTCGATTTAAAAATTCTGGTCTAAATGTTTTATGCAGTATTTTTTCGATTTCAGTTTTTACTTTTTCATCGATTTTTTTAGCTTGCAGAATAATTTCAGAACCAATGTTTGATGTCATGATGATGACGCAATTTTTAAAGCTGATTGTTCTGCCTTGTCCATCAGTAAGCCGACCATCATCAAAAATTTGTAAAAAGATATTAAACACTTCTGGATGAGCTTTTTCAATTTCATCAAAAAGTACAATGCTGTAGGGATTACGTCTGACAGCTTCGGTTAACTGTCCACCTTCTTCATGGCCAACGTAGCCAGGAGGTGATCCGATCAGTCTTGATACCGCATGTTTTTCCATGTATTCAGACATATCGATGCGAACTAATTTATGTTCATCATTAAATAAATAATCAGCCAAAGATTTTGCAACTTCAGTTTTTCCAACGCCTGTGGGCCCGAGAAATAAAAATGAACCGATTGGTTTATTTGGATCAGTAAGTCCTGCGCGGTGTACTTGAATTGCATTAGCAATCTTTTTAACTGCTTCATCTTGTCCAATCACTCTTTGTCCTAAGACATCTTCCATTTCGAGTAATTTTTTAGATTCAGATGCTTGTAGTTTTTCAACAGGGATGCCAGTCCATCGTGATAAAACTTTTGCAATGTCTTCTGGTGTAACTTCTTCTTTTAAAAGATGAGAGCCAAGAGCTTTTATCTTTTCTTGCTGACTTGCAAGTTCTTTTTCAAATTGAACAATTTTTCCATATTTTACTTCTGATGCACGAGCAAAATCACCCATACGCTCAGCTTGAGCAAATTCATAGTTTGCAAGCTCAATTTTTTCTTTTATTTGGTTAATTTTTTCTAAAGGAGCACGTTCTGATTGCCATTGATTGAGTAACGTTTGATGTTGCTCTTTTAAAGCTGTGAGTTCTTTAACCAAATCTTTTAAACGTTCTTGTGATTGCTGATTATCTTTTTCT from Candidatus Babeliales bacterium includes these protein-coding regions:
- a CDS encoding AAA family ATPase gives rise to the protein MFKKLIISIFLLAEFCAFGKGVLTKGSVILLSGASSSGKSVLAKKLQKQLAGGYKIISIDDFVYPAVFQAAQDLGFVSTSTMSQQQIHKNISENIGSILEVFDNAQWHGANWESIKTNMYQDVKQRIQRGENIILDTVLDASEFTATSSFTKIMSGFSICSVLVYCSPTVLLQHVLQRNAGADHKQRRDIARVMKSFCGMYEPVASANDCQRIVGYITKKEVSTIVSRVMNETDELETSRHSLAATLHNLLHETFLQVSGNGSDFAHITSRCSYDVCVDTGTMSQHECATCIKNYLAKFI